TTGAACGTAGAGGTGGCCAAACgacaacactaaaagaagggCTAAAGGACGTTATTAGTTGATAATTAGAACTAATTTTAATCCAATAAACTATTAATCGACAATTAATACCTACTTGTTTTCCATCCCTACTGCAGGGGTAAGAAAATACAACAGTTTATCTCTCAACCAAGCAGAGATGAGCTTAAAGAAGACAAGCTAACAGTGTAGCTGTACCTTGGTCCGTGATCCGTGTGTGGCTGAGGTTGATCTTAACCAGCTGATGACAGTGGATCAAACCCCTCCTCACTACCGAGTCTCCCACATGCGTGCTGGCTAACCCCAAAAcctaaaaaacaggaaattataaccaaaacaaagctCTCAATTCACTATTAAAGCATgacaaatgtcaattttttttgttttaaaataagcttttttgaTATTCCAAATCAAAACTAGAGCTATACAACTAGAGTTATAGAGGCTTGAAGTTtgtggcattttttaaaatcaatttaattatGTTACTTATGTTATTTCTGATCTTTTCAGTGGAGATATTGACcataataaacttttaaagttttcttgagTTTCTTGAACCAGCCAATCAGACATCaggatgtttgtaaaagcagccaatcagacgtcAGGGTCTCTGTAGAGGAACCTCTATTCAGTTTGATGGGTGACGTTTTTAAATTGTGCTTCAGCACAggaacacaaaataatttaataaatcataaattatatcaagtttttaaattaaaaatctaaacatttaattgagGCACATATAATTCGTtcattgaaaatgtaaaactctCAAAGCAAGtcaaataattgaaaaaagtAATAAGTATATCTcaatgaatataaaaatatagaaacacAACTGGGATgttaaggaaaaacaaataaataaattctgtagttaataaattatttctgtttatttctcattttaaaaaaattgacatttaaataattttttcattagttatttgttgtaatttggAACTCTTCACTCTCCATAAATGTGAAGTTTAAGGTTGTAAGAAGataaaatgtggttttccaAACATATTTCACTACCTCTTCATGCTAATCTTACTTCTGCATTTAATCCAAATTTAattatagttatttttaaatcGTTATATGTTTGTAAGTACAACCTTTAACAATACAATAATACCCAACACCAGCAGAACTCATGTCAACCTTTGCAGCTCCACCAATATTATCAGGTAAATTACCTGAAGCTGAGGCAGACAGGTGATGAGTTCGGCCACTCCTCGGCTCGTCACCGCCGTTCGGTCCAAACAAAGttcctgcagctcctgcaggCCACGCAGAGAGGGAAGCCCTGTGTCCGTCACCTGCGTGTTGCTCAGAGACAGCTTCTTCAACCTGCACACAAATGCACACGACACTCCCATCAGTGTGGACGTTTCAGCCACAAGCGTTTGCTGTCGTGACTGAGGTGTTGGAGTGACCTGGTCATGGCGGCTAACTGGCTGACTCCTTGGTCTGTGACCTGTGTGTAATCCTTCAGGTCCAGCTCTGACAGCAGAGTCAGCCGGCAGAGGAACTCCAGCCCCCCGTCGGTCACAGTGTGGCGTCCAGGAAGCGTGAGGTGAGTCAACTTCAGACCTTGGGGAAGTGGGAATCATCAAGATTTAGCTTGGTTTGTGTCCTTCGCTCCATCCGTTTACAGGTTTTCTGAGCTTTCAGtcgaatttaagactttttaagactatTTGAATGAAATCTAAGACTTCAGGAAGATTATTATATTAGGGCCATGCTTTAAAAAATTGCGAAAAAGTCAAAGTAATGAGAAAATAGTCGTAATATTACAATGATGAAATCATAATCTTATTCTCGTATTAGGAGCTACAATAGTTACCAGTGGCCTCAACAGCCTTAAGTCAAGAAACACGACGAAGAAGCGAGTCAAGGGTTCacatgacaaaatttaagactggTGATTAACGTATTTAAGGCCCACTTactttttctaatgaatttaagacattttaaggacgTGAGGACACCCTGgtttatttacacacattttaatttacaaacCTGATATAATCTTGAGGGCATGATTCCCATCTTTCACAGAGATTCCTCCTAAACTCAGAGAAGACAGAGTTGGGTGGGTGGAGATGCTCTCCAGAGATTCCTCCGTCACACCAGTCCCATTCAGATTCAAAGTCTGCAAACTGGACATCCCTGCTAGAGCTGAAATATCTTTAACCTGAAACACCAACAAACAACAAGATGAAGAGACATGGCAGACCAGACTCTTAAGACAAACAGTGTTTGGTTGAAATAAACTAAAGTGCCTTCGTCTGCTTGATGCTGAGAAGTCGCAGCTGTGGTACGCAGGTGGGGAGCGCAGCCAGGGTGGCTTCAGTCACTTCTGTCTGGTTCAGGCTGAGCTGAGAGAGACAGGAAGGAGCCGACTGGAGGTACTGAACCATGCCAGCATCTGTCACTTTCGTCTGATCCAGGGACAGGACACACAGGCTCTTCAAGCCTTCAAGCcagaataaacatttcattagAAATAATTGGTGGACCAAGGTTTAATATCTGCCAAAGTGTTCATATTTAGTCAAccttttatcatttatttgtgtttgttgtaaAGTCCTGCACTAACTGTGGAGCCTGAGATGTGAAAATTTCAGGATGAATTTAAAATTCATGAGAACCTTTATGGGTGAAATTAGTGTGAGATTCTctaaactttttaactttttcagttcttttttcaCAACTTGCTATTCTCTAATAAGCAAGGCGTGTCTACgtttcccacagtaaaattcaaaaacattcaaggtaagttttcaaactttttcagcatcactttggagttaaaaaaattaataaaaataaactaaaaaagatAGTTTAAATTCACCATTATAtgatattatttattactgTCATTAATAATATATTGCAATAGTATTTTACAGCAGGGGAAGGTAGATTGcaataacattttctgtttctgtgtaagagacattttctgtttcttacaCACACCTTCTACACCTGACTGGttcaacaaagtaaaaaaaaaatgttttctggcatttaggaAATAGAAAGAATTTTaataattctaactgacctaaaacaagatcaattttgtctgatttaacttcagacaatgagaataaaaatgtgtcttagtcttttttattatctttttgtttcaactgtaaataatgcTTTTCAAACAAAGAGACATTAGACTACAATTTATTACCAAACCTGCAGTCTGAATATCAAGGATTTCatacagaaatcaagcactttccaaaccttgaaaacacctacttgaaataaaactgaataaggAGCTTTAACAACAAAATTCACAACAGGCTTTAGTGctattctgagaaaaaaaatggccgCCAACGGTGTTTGAGACATCAAGCAGAGCGCCATGTTTTCaccataaaaactaaataaaacatcaaagtttgtagttctaacaagacaaaatgtaaaaaaaaggagataaagatatttttatataataacCAATTTCAAGTCTGGCTCTCAGTTTCATTATGGGAAGAATCCTAACCTGTGATGTACTGCAGACAGGAGTCGGTCAGTTTGCTGCAGGACGCCAGGTTGAGTGACTGGAGCTTGACCAGACTGAGAAGGACCGCCAGACCAGAATCTGGACAGAACCGGCTCATGAGATCAGGAAGAAACTTAAAGCTGAGgcagatttctgcagctcctacCTGTGATGAGAGGCGAGTTGACCAGACTGAGGTGCTTCAGCGTTGTGAAGGCTCGCAGCTGCCGCAGGAGCTCGTTGGTGGAGTAAGGGTAGCAGTTCAGGACTAATTTCTGCAACTGGCAGCCGAAGAAGAGCTCCAAGGTGCGCGGGCGGAGCAGCCTCTCTCTGGACATGTGGCTGAGGAGCAGCTCCGCCAGCTCCGGGGTCAGACCCGCCAGGCTGCTGCTGTACTGCATGCTGGGAGCTGCAGGGGCGACACGCTTCGTTCTTAGAGGAAACCAGACTTCAGGAGCGTTTTCCTTTCACAGCGTCCTACCTGTCATGAGGTGGACAGTTGCACGGATGGCCAAGGCACATAAGGATGGCACGTTTGGTGTCCTGAAGGGTCTTTTAGGTGGAGTTGGCTGTCCCTGAGAGGCGCTGTGGTCCTCTTGCAGTGCAGCCCTCTGAAGGCGCTCCACTGCAGCCTGACCTGCAGCTACATGTGCCACTGGACCCTCTGCCTCCTCGGGGTCAGCTGGATCCTCTTCTGGAGCGTCTCTGGAGACACATGAAGCACAAAAAACACATCGCTACGCGTTTAGGGCTGCACCGAtcgcagttttctggccgatcacgattgcaatctttaaaaagccgaTTTTGATCGACAccaattatttttgtctgaaatgtcgctaaatatacAGTCAAAGCTGtaacagcagagaaaaagaggacagtggatgatttaatctcagtttaaaCAAATCAGCGCAGATCAGCTTAGTAAAAGATTAACTCAGAGCAAAGCCTTTCAATCAGGCTGCAGGAGTCtttattgattaaattttataatttaaactTTGGTTTAGTGGCTTCCTGCCAGGCGACCCACCTGAGGCGATTGCCCTGGTCCGGCCAGAAGTGTCGGGGTTCAAATCCTCCTCGCACCCTGTTCTCCGGGAAGAAAGGCAGCCTCGGCATTCCTGAGCAGAGTACACAAAAATTAGTAAAttgtttttactcaaaagtaaaaaggactcgtccaagaaattactcaagtaagagtgaaaaagtgtttggtaaAACATCTGCTTAAGTActaagtaactgatcaaattatcaatcatttaataactaaaaattacataatcaaatggaccaaaatataaagttacgGTTTTTTAGGATGGAAATggcaataattcatataagtaacaaaaaataataaagtcaggcaaaaagaaatgttttccaaatcagttttttaaataaaaactgcaggtgtgtatttgtctggtgaagttttgggtaaaacatgtttgtttttcattcagtgggtaaaaaatccataaattttactcaagtaagagtagaaatacttcataataacattactcaagtaaatgtaaaaagcacagcgtagtaaaaatactcccaaaagtaacatttttccaaaaaattacttgagtaaatgtaaccatttactacccaactctggctGTAATCTACAAATTATCCCCAGTATTAACAGGCTTTTCtttataaattactgaaagAACTTTAAATGGATCTGCAGTCTGAGAGATACAGAACAAAACCAGTATTTTTAATTAgccatttctaaaaataatta
This portion of the Xiphophorus hellerii strain 12219 chromosome 21, Xiphophorus_hellerii-4.1, whole genome shotgun sequence genome encodes:
- the LOC116711628 gene encoding uncharacterized protein LOC116711628 isoform X1; this translates as MSSTSSPTIGEFFLILSEMGFTEQQIQAAVQAGHLSVTEAAEWLLQGQYPRHTLVKQTSKSSETALSAFNPPKDAASSSTLPASPSDSRAGSSLVLKLSESTSQSPDPLPVESRIKQDKSDFEEKERQRVAQKVLAEKRQKKEEREMVLKRIAEDRKTLQEKSHGSSAADMAPPSSEGQKLGGKVQTNVDNNCILMIRLPSGESMRERFSADAPLRSVVEHISGRHPSLSPFSLLQGFPRKRFGEAELACSLRSLGLTPNAALCIQTTPPETPQDPPSPADPPPAPPNEPLPCIFPPPLPHVPFPEEAERLNPAAGHRLPDDLWEEAVNYAGIPRAGPPVSGPSHFWGRGQRLVPGDPEDPGLEADEGQEAEEEPPQIPNGMPRLPFFPENRVRGGFEPRHFWPDQGNRLRDAPEEDPADPEEAEGPVAHVAAGQAAVERLQRAALQEDHSASQGQPTPPKRPFRTPNVPSLCALAIRATVHLMTAPSMQYSSSLAGLTPELAELLLSHMSRERLLRPRTLELFFGCQLQKLVLNCYPYSTNELLRQLRAFTTLKHLSLVNSPLITDSGLAVLLSLVKLQSLNLASCSKLTDSCLQYITGLKSLCVLSLDQTKVTDAGMVQYLQSAPSCLSQLSLNQTEVTEATLAALPTCVPQLRLLSIKQTKVKDISALAGMSSLQTLNLNGTGVTEESLESISTHPTLSSLSLGGISVKDGNHALKIISGLKLTHLTLPGRHTVTDGGLEFLCRLTLLSELDLKDYTQVTDQGVSQLAAMTRLKKLSLSNTQVTDTGLPSLRGLQELQELCLDRTAVTSRGVAELITCLPQLQVLGLASTHVGDSVVRRGLIHCHQLVKINLSHTRITDQGLKHLKDMRLAQVNLDGTGVSLMGIANLLSLTNIGSVRATNTRTIPLDAVSDED
- the LOC116711628 gene encoding uncharacterized protein LOC116711628 isoform X2, which translates into the protein MSSTSSPTIGEFFLILSEMGFTEQQIQAAVQAGHLSVTEAAEWLLQGQYPRHTLVKQTSKSSETALSAFNPPKDAASSSTLPASPSDSRGSSLVLKLSESTSQSPDPLPVESRIKQDKSDFEEKERQRVAQKVLAEKRQKKEEREMVLKRIAEDRKTLQEKSHGSSAADMAPPSSEGQKLGGKVQTNVDNNCILMIRLPSGESMRERFSADAPLRSVVEHISGRHPSLSPFSLLQGFPRKRFGEAELACSLRSLGLTPNAALCIQTTPPETPQDPPSPADPPPAPPNEPLPCIFPPPLPHVPFPEEAERLNPAAGHRLPDDLWEEAVNYAGIPRAGPPVSGPSHFWGRGQRLVPGDPEDPGLEADEGQEAEEEPPQIPNGMPRLPFFPENRVRGGFEPRHFWPDQGNRLRDAPEEDPADPEEAEGPVAHVAAGQAAVERLQRAALQEDHSASQGQPTPPKRPFRTPNVPSLCALAIRATVHLMTAPSMQYSSSLAGLTPELAELLLSHMSRERLLRPRTLELFFGCQLQKLVLNCYPYSTNELLRQLRAFTTLKHLSLVNSPLITDSGLAVLLSLVKLQSLNLASCSKLTDSCLQYITGLKSLCVLSLDQTKVTDAGMVQYLQSAPSCLSQLSLNQTEVTEATLAALPTCVPQLRLLSIKQTKVKDISALAGMSSLQTLNLNGTGVTEESLESISTHPTLSSLSLGGISVKDGNHALKIISGLKLTHLTLPGRHTVTDGGLEFLCRLTLLSELDLKDYTQVTDQGVSQLAAMTRLKKLSLSNTQVTDTGLPSLRGLQELQELCLDRTAVTSRGVAELITCLPQLQVLGLASTHVGDSVVRRGLIHCHQLVKINLSHTRITDQGLKHLKDMRLAQVNLDGTGVSLMGIANLLSLTNIGSVRATNTRTIPLDAVSDED